The Rhinolophus ferrumequinum isolate MPI-CBG mRhiFer1 chromosome 28, mRhiFer1_v1.p, whole genome shotgun sequence genome has a window encoding:
- the MTHFS gene encoding 5-formyltetrahydrofolate cyclo-ligase isoform X4, giving the protein MPDEIETEEIIKDIFQRGKTCFIPRYRFQSNHMDMVKLASPEEISSLPKTSWNIHQPGEDEDREEALSTGGLDLIFMPGLGFDKQGNRLGRGRGYYDAYLKRCVQHQHSKPYTLALAFSEQICLQVPMDENDMKVDEVLYEDPSAP; this is encoded by the exons ATGCCAGATGAGATTGAGACGGAAGAGATCATCAAAGACATTTTCCAACGGGGCAAAACCTGCTTCATCCCACGGTACCGATTCCAGAGCAATCACATGGATATGGTGAAATTAGCATCACCTGAGGAAATTTCTTCACTTCCCAAAACATCCTGGAATATTCATCAGCCTGGTGAGGATGAGGATCGAGAAGAGGCCTTGTCAACAG GCGGACTGGATCTCATCTTCATGCCCGGTCTGGGCTTTGACAAGCAAGGCAACCgcttggggaggggcaggggctacTACGACGCCTACCTGAAGCGCTGTGTGCAGCACCAGCACTCGAAACCCTACACCTTGGCCTTGGCTTTCAGCGAGCAGATTTGTCTCCAGGTCCCCATGGACGAGAATGACATGAAGGTAGATGAAGTTCTTTACGAAGACCCCTCAGCCCCTTAA
- the MTHFS gene encoding 5-formyltetrahydrofolate cyclo-ligase isoform X3: MARAEVIAHSQYQKCKRISIFLSMPDEIETEEIIKDIFQRGKTCFIPRYRFQSNHMDMVKLASPEEISSLPKTSWNIHQPGEDEDREEALSTGGLDLIFMPGLGFDKQGNRLGRGRGYYDAYLKRCVQHQHSKPYTLALAFSEQICLQVPMDENDMKVDEVLYEDPSAP, encoded by the exons ATGGCCCGCGCGGAG GTGATTGCCCACAGTCAGTACCAAAAGTGCAAAAGAATTTCCATCTTCCTGAGCATGCCAGATGAGATTGAGACGGAAGAGATCATCAAAGACATTTTCCAACGGGGCAAAACCTGCTTCATCCCACGGTACCGATTCCAGAGCAATCACATGGATATGGTGAAATTAGCATCACCTGAGGAAATTTCTTCACTTCCCAAAACATCCTGGAATATTCATCAGCCTGGTGAGGATGAGGATCGAGAAGAGGCCTTGTCAACAG GCGGACTGGATCTCATCTTCATGCCCGGTCTGGGCTTTGACAAGCAAGGCAACCgcttggggaggggcaggggctacTACGACGCCTACCTGAAGCGCTGTGTGCAGCACCAGCACTCGAAACCCTACACCTTGGCCTTGGCTTTCAGCGAGCAGATTTGTCTCCAGGTCCCCATGGACGAGAATGACATGAAGGTAGATGAAGTTCTTTACGAAGACCCCTCAGCCCCTTAA
- the MTHFS gene encoding 5-formyltetrahydrofolate cyclo-ligase isoform X2, giving the protein MAAPPAEGTLSGACDTAFGWTPGETVGVPRTKKYSRFVIAHSQYQKCKRISIFLSMPDEIETEEIIKDIFQRGKTCFIPRYRFQSNHMDMVKLASPEEISSLPKTSWNIHQPGEDEDREEALSTGGLDLIFMPGLGFDKQGNRLGRGRGYYDAYLKRCVQHQHSKPYTLALAFSEQICLQVPMDENDMKVDEVLYEDPSAP; this is encoded by the exons ATGGCGGCCCCACCTGCCGAGGGCACGTTGTCAGGCGCCTGCGACACCGCCTTCGGTTGGACACCGGGGGAAACAGTCGGTGTCCCACGAACAAAGAAGTATTCGCGTTTT GTGATTGCCCACAGTCAGTACCAAAAGTGCAAAAGAATTTCCATCTTCCTGAGCATGCCAGATGAGATTGAGACGGAAGAGATCATCAAAGACATTTTCCAACGGGGCAAAACCTGCTTCATCCCACGGTACCGATTCCAGAGCAATCACATGGATATGGTGAAATTAGCATCACCTGAGGAAATTTCTTCACTTCCCAAAACATCCTGGAATATTCATCAGCCTGGTGAGGATGAGGATCGAGAAGAGGCCTTGTCAACAG GCGGACTGGATCTCATCTTCATGCCCGGTCTGGGCTTTGACAAGCAAGGCAACCgcttggggaggggcaggggctacTACGACGCCTACCTGAAGCGCTGTGTGCAGCACCAGCACTCGAAACCCTACACCTTGGCCTTGGCTTTCAGCGAGCAGATTTGTCTCCAGGTCCCCATGGACGAGAATGACATGAAGGTAGATGAAGTTCTTTACGAAGACCCCTCAGCCCCTTAA
- the MTHFS gene encoding 5-formyltetrahydrofolate cyclo-ligase isoform X1, whose translation MAAAAAVSCAKRNLRAELKQRLRAISAEERLRQSRLLTQKVIAHSQYQKCKRISIFLSMPDEIETEEIIKDIFQRGKTCFIPRYRFQSNHMDMVKLASPEEISSLPKTSWNIHQPGEDEDREEALSTGGLDLIFMPGLGFDKQGNRLGRGRGYYDAYLKRCVQHQHSKPYTLALAFSEQICLQVPMDENDMKVDEVLYEDPSAP comes from the exons atggcggcggcggcggctgtgAGCTGCGCCAAGCGGAACCTGCGGGCCGAGCTGAAGCAGCGCCTGCGGGCCATAAGCGCCGAGGAGCGGCTGCGCCAGTCCCGCCTGCTGACCCAGAAG GTGATTGCCCACAGTCAGTACCAAAAGTGCAAAAGAATTTCCATCTTCCTGAGCATGCCAGATGAGATTGAGACGGAAGAGATCATCAAAGACATTTTCCAACGGGGCAAAACCTGCTTCATCCCACGGTACCGATTCCAGAGCAATCACATGGATATGGTGAAATTAGCATCACCTGAGGAAATTTCTTCACTTCCCAAAACATCCTGGAATATTCATCAGCCTGGTGAGGATGAGGATCGAGAAGAGGCCTTGTCAACAG GCGGACTGGATCTCATCTTCATGCCCGGTCTGGGCTTTGACAAGCAAGGCAACCgcttggggaggggcaggggctacTACGACGCCTACCTGAAGCGCTGTGTGCAGCACCAGCACTCGAAACCCTACACCTTGGCCTTGGCTTTCAGCGAGCAGATTTGTCTCCAGGTCCCCATGGACGAGAATGACATGAAGGTAGATGAAGTTCTTTACGAAGACCCCTCAGCCCCTTAA